The Dissulfurirhabdus thermomarina DNA window TGTAGCGTTCGATCATGGCGTCTTCCCGGTGGCGGCGGGGCGGTTGCCCGGACTGCCGGAGTCTCTGGAACCCGGCCGCGGCCGGGTGCCGGGCCGGCGGCGCGGCGGCTCGGGGACCGCTGCGGGCCCGGATGCCCGGCACTATAGCAAAGGGCCGGGGACGGAACAAGGCGGCGGCCTCCCCGGCCGGGCTCAGGAATTCCGGGCCGGTTGCCGATAAGAAGAATGAAGTCATAACGAGTCTAGAGTGGGGTGCCGCCGCCCACGGCCCTTGCGGCGTCATCGAGAACGGATCTTGCAAGGATGCAGACCGAGTGTCACGGCAGGGAGGCTGACATGAAACGATCCTACTGTCACCACGGCGCACGCGACATCCTGGCCCATTACCTCTCCCCGTTGCACCTCTTCTCGCCGGTCATCCGGTGTGCCTGCCGGACACGATTCGCTCCGGTCCGCTGGATCCTCTGCGGCGTGGTCAGCGGCTACGACCGCATCTACAAGAGTTTCATGGTGTGATGGCCTCGCGAAAGGTCTCCTGAGCGGCTGGCTGGGCAAAGATCGCCGGATGCAAGGCGCGAGGATGTCGAGGAAGGAGGCGTACGCTACGGTACGCCGCAATGAGACAGCATCCGAAGCCCGCGGCTTTTTGCGACGCCATCATGGGGTGGCGGCATAACGGTTGTGGGCGTGGTCCGTGCTTCGCTGCGATGACGTCGCGACGTGCCGGCTGCCTGGGAGGCGCCGCCCGCCCCCCGGCGTTCTGGACGTGGTGTTTCGTTCCTCGAGGTCTTCGTGGTTCGTTCTTTTCCGGCGTCGCCGCCCGGCGGGCCGGTTGCCCTGATGGCCACAGGCTGGAGCGGTCACCGGGGAATCGCCGGGGCAGGTGCCCCAATTTTCAGGGTCCCCGGTGGGCGCCCGGTTCAAATCCCACAGCCCGGATGCTATCCTGAGGCATGTCGTCGCTTATCCGTATGGCCCGGCAGGTGGTTTTTTTCTTTGCGGCGACCGTGCTCGCCGCCGGCCCGGCCGGATGCGGCTACACCCGGCCGGGCGCCGGGGCGGCCGTGGAGGTCTTGCCGGGTGGCGACACCGGGACCCAGCGCCCCTACCGCGCCTTCGGCAAGGTCTACCGGCCCCTGGCCTCGGCCCGGGGCTACCGCGCCGAGGGGGTGGCCTCGTGGTACGGGCCGGACTTCCACGGCCGCCGGACCGCCAACGGTGAGACCTACGACATGCACGCCCTTACCGCCGCCCACCGGACACTTCCCATGGGTACCCGGGTCCGGGTGGTGAACCTCGACAACGGGCGCTCGGTGGTGGTCCGGATCAACGACCGGGGGCCCTTCGTCCGCGGCCGCATCATCGACCTGAGCTACGCGGCCGCCCGGAAGCTCGGCATGATCGGCCCCGGCACCGCCCGGGTGCGCATCGAGGCCCTGGCGCCCGCCGGGCCCGCCCCCGGCCGGGGAGGGGTGACCACGGCCGGGGGCGGGCCGAAGGCGCCGCCGGTTTCCACTCCCTCCCCGGCCGCCGGCCCGGGCCGGGTCTTCTACGTCCAGGTCGCCACCTTCCAGGACCGGGCAAAGGCCCGGAAACTCCAGGCGGAGCTGGCCGCCACCTTCCGGGGGGTCGAGGTGGTGGCCCTCCGGCGGGACGGGGCTACCTTCTACCGGGTCCAGGTCTTGGCGGCCACCACCCTGGAGGGGGCGAAGCAGTTCGAGTCACAGCTGGCCCGGATGGGCTACGAGGCCGCCTTCGTGGTCCGGCGGTGAACCCGGCCGGCGCGGCGTCCGCGCTTGACAGCCGGCCCGGCGGGGCGTAGTCTAACGTATTGAATTTTCAAAGATTGATGACTTCACAAAAAGGTCGCGCGCCATGGTGCCGCTTCGGATGTTCTCATCATCGCGGCGCGCCTAACTGCGCCTCATTCCTCGACATTCTCGCGCCTTGCATGTGGCGGTTTCTGCTGGCCCATCCACTGAGAGGATTTTTGTGAGGCCGTCCCAAACAACTTGAGCCTATCGACGAGTTGCCGGCGCCGCAGATGGCCCGTCAGGGGGCGCCCCGAAGGGCGGCGGGGCGAACCCGCCCATGATCTCAAGTCCCAGGCGACTTGGCCCAATGCATCTCAG harbors:
- a CDS encoding septal ring lytic transglycosylase RlpA family protein translates to MLAAGPAGCGYTRPGAGAAVEVLPGGDTGTQRPYRAFGKVYRPLASARGYRAEGVASWYGPDFHGRRTANGETYDMHALTAAHRTLPMGTRVRVVNLDNGRSVVVRINDRGPFVRGRIIDLSYAAARKLGMIGPGTARVRIEALAPAGPAPGRGGVTTAGGGPKAPPVSTPSPAAGPGRVFYVQVATFQDRAKARKLQAELAATFRGVEVVALRRDGATFYRVQVLAATTLEGAKQFESQLARMGYEAAFVVRR